A region of Streptomyces sp. NBC_01750 DNA encodes the following proteins:
- the pyk gene encoding pyruvate kinase → MRRSKIVCTLGPAVDSYEQLKALIEAGMNVARLNMSHGTHAEHEERYHRVRRASEDTGRAVGVLVDLQGPKIRLGTFAEGPVELVRGDEFIITTEDVPGDKSICGTTYKGLPGDVSKGDPILINDGNVELRVIEVTGTQVKTIVVEGGVISDHKGINLPGAAVNVPALSEKDIEDLRFALRLGCDLVALSFVRDASDVKDVHKVMDEEGRRVPVIAKVEKPQAVANMQDVIMAFDSVMVARGDLAVEYPLEKVPMVQKRLIELCRRNAKPVIVATQMMESMITNSRPTRAEASDVANAILDGADAVMLSAESSVGAYPIETVKTMSKIVVAAEEELLSKGLQPLVPGKKPRTQGGSVARAACEIADFLDGKALVAFTQSGDTARRLSRYRAKQPILAFTTDESTRNQLTLSWGVEPFHAPFVETTDAMVDLVDAELLKLQRCNEGDVVVITAGSPPGVPGTTNMVRVHHLGGESRD, encoded by the coding sequence ATGCGCCGTTCCAAAATCGTTTGCACCCTGGGCCCCGCCGTCGACTCCTACGAGCAGCTCAAAGCGCTCATCGAGGCCGGCATGAACGTGGCCCGTCTCAACATGAGCCATGGGACCCACGCCGAGCACGAGGAGCGGTACCACCGCGTGCGCCGGGCGTCCGAGGACACCGGCCGCGCGGTCGGTGTCCTCGTCGACCTGCAGGGTCCCAAGATCCGTCTGGGAACGTTCGCCGAGGGGCCGGTCGAACTGGTCCGGGGCGACGAATTCATCATCACCACCGAGGATGTCCCCGGCGACAAGTCGATCTGCGGCACCACCTACAAGGGCCTGCCCGGGGATGTCTCCAAGGGCGACCCCATCCTGATCAACGACGGCAACGTCGAGCTGCGCGTCATCGAGGTCACGGGCACGCAGGTCAAGACGATCGTCGTCGAGGGCGGCGTGATCTCCGACCACAAGGGCATCAACCTGCCCGGCGCGGCGGTCAACGTCCCGGCCCTCTCCGAGAAGGACATCGAGGACCTCCGATTCGCCCTCCGGCTGGGCTGCGACCTGGTCGCGCTCTCCTTCGTGCGGGACGCGAGCGACGTCAAGGACGTCCACAAGGTGATGGACGAGGAGGGCCGCCGGGTCCCCGTCATCGCCAAGGTGGAGAAGCCTCAGGCCGTCGCCAACATGCAGGACGTCATCATGGCGTTCGACAGCGTGATGGTGGCGCGCGGCGACCTGGCCGTCGAGTACCCGCTCGAGAAGGTCCCGATGGTGCAGAAGCGCCTCATCGAGCTGTGCCGCCGCAACGCCAAGCCGGTGATCGTGGCGACCCAGATGATGGAGTCGATGATCACCAACTCCCGCCCGACGCGCGCCGAGGCGTCCGATGTGGCCAACGCCATCCTCGACGGCGCGGACGCGGTCATGCTGTCGGCCGAGTCCTCGGTCGGCGCGTACCCGATCGAGACGGTCAAGACGATGTCGAAGATCGTCGTCGCCGCGGAGGAGGAACTGCTCTCCAAGGGCCTCCAGCCGCTGGTCCCGGGCAAGAAGCCGCGTACACAGGGCGGTTCGGTGGCCCGCGCGGCCTGCGAGATCGCGGACTTCCTGGACGGCAAGGCGCTGGTCGCGTTCACCCAGTCCGGCGACACGGCCCGCCGGCTCTCCCGCTACCGCGCCAAGCAGCCGATCCTCGCCTTCACGACGGACGAGTCCACCCGTAACCAGCTGACGCTGAGCTGGGGCGTGGAGCCCTTCCACGCACCGTTCGTGGAGACGACGGACGCGATGGTCGACCTGGTGGACGCCGAGCTGCTGAAGCTGCAGCGGTGCAACGAGGGCGACGTCGTGGTCATCACGGCGGGCTCGCCTCCCGGGGTGCCGGGGACGACGAACATGGTCCGGGTGCACCACTTGGGCGGGGAGTCGCGGGACTGA
- a CDS encoding DUF6114 domain-containing protein — translation MSAESAVSPGRDEHYIRAIRRNFRTWRGQRPFWAGLFTVLGGIPIAYLPYASFKLGHMTLAMSTTAGAGSLIVGVLLVTLGLTMWFHAIVRVFAGVATILLALISIPIANLGGFLIGFLFSLIGGALALSWAPGKPAADSAPAEKSAPEPGPAETLVPGQQWDGYGTHETTIEANGGRNSAG, via the coding sequence ATGAGCGCCGAGTCTGCAGTGTCACCGGGGCGGGACGAGCACTACATCCGCGCCATTCGGCGGAACTTCCGTACCTGGCGGGGGCAGCGGCCTTTCTGGGCGGGTCTGTTCACCGTGCTCGGCGGAATCCCTATCGCCTACTTGCCGTACGCGAGCTTCAAGCTCGGGCACATGACGCTCGCCATGTCGACGACCGCGGGTGCGGGTTCGCTGATCGTCGGCGTGTTGCTGGTCACCCTGGGACTGACGATGTGGTTCCACGCAATCGTCCGGGTGTTCGCGGGCGTCGCCACGATTCTGCTGGCGCTGATCTCCATTCCGATCGCCAACCTCGGCGGCTTCCTCATCGGTTTCCTGTTCTCGCTCATCGGCGGCGCGCTCGCGCTCTCCTGGGCCCCGGGAAAGCCTGCCGCGGATTCGGCTCCGGCCGAGAAGTCGGCGCCCGAGCCCGGTCCCGCGGAGACACTCGTACCGGGCCAGCAGTGGGACGGTTACGGCACGCACGAGACAACCATCGAAGCCAACGGCGGGAGGAACAGTGCCGGGTGA
- a CDS encoding DUF6230 family protein, with amino-acid sequence MESVARGGTRWKRFALVMVPSVAATAAIGIGLAQGALAASFAVSGQEFKVKAGHLDGHGFAQYGGVDMGYADLKGDAKTAHPVAISTFKNATINNMCQSVVTDVPFVGKITLQLKAGGGKTPVSAENLYLDVSELDADATFTNIDIGVAAKDTDQGRGGKGPAVKDKSILENGFAQQADRAVLDNVEQKAWATTAGTFKLSGLSMRLLKGSGAGVECY; translated from the coding sequence ATGGAGTCTGTGGCGCGTGGCGGAACCAGATGGAAGCGGTTCGCCCTTGTCATGGTGCCGAGTGTGGCCGCAACGGCCGCTATAGGCATCGGTCTGGCACAGGGCGCGCTCGCCGCGTCGTTCGCTGTGTCCGGCCAGGAGTTCAAGGTCAAGGCCGGTCACCTCGACGGTCACGGCTTCGCCCAGTACGGCGGCGTCGACATGGGATACGCGGACCTGAAGGGTGACGCGAAGACCGCCCACCCGGTCGCGATCTCGACCTTCAAGAACGCCACGATCAACAACATGTGTCAGTCGGTCGTCACCGACGTGCCGTTCGTCGGCAAGATCACCCTGCAGCTGAAGGCCGGCGGGGGGAAGACTCCGGTATCCGCGGAGAACCTTTACCTCGACGTGTCCGAGCTGGACGCGGACGCCACGTTCACGAACATCGACATCGGTGTCGCGGCCAAGGACACCGACCAGGGCCGTGGTGGCAAGGGTCCGGCCGTCAAGGACAAGTCGATCCTTGAGAACGGGTTCGCGCAGCAGGCCGACCGAGCGGTCCTCGACAACGTCGAGCAGAAGGCGTGGGCGACGACTGCCGGCACGTTCAAGCTGAGCGGTCTGAGCATGCGTCTGCTCAAGGGCTCCGGCGCCGGGGTCGAGTGCTACTGA
- a CDS encoding acetate kinase: MTATRVLVLNSGSSSVKYQLLDMRDTGRLAVGLVERIGEVTSRLVHTPLAGGSAGKRERTGPIADHGAALKAVAEELAQDGLGLNSPELGAIGHRVVHGGLRFTEPTLITDEVLAEVERLIPVAPLHNPANITGIRTAQALRPDLPQVAVFDTAFHSTMPESAARYAIDVETADAHRIRRYGFHGTSHAYVSRKTAALLGKDPSEVNVIVLHLGNGASASAVAAGRCVDTSMGLTPLEGLVMGTRSGDIDPAVTFHLERVAGMSSDEIDELLNKKSGLVGLCGDNDMREIRRRIDEGDERARLAFDIYIHRLKKYIGAYYAILGRVDAIAFTAGVGENAAPVREAAIAGLEGLGLALDLDLNAVRSDKARIVSVAHARVAVAVVPTDEELEIAQQTFALVAPGGA, encoded by the coding sequence ATGACCGCCACCCGCGTTCTCGTCCTCAACTCCGGCTCCTCGTCGGTGAAGTACCAGCTCCTCGACATGCGCGACACCGGGCGGCTGGCTGTCGGCCTGGTCGAGCGGATCGGCGAGGTGACGTCCCGTCTGGTGCACACGCCACTGGCCGGCGGCAGTGCCGGCAAGCGCGAGCGCACCGGCCCGATCGCCGACCACGGCGCGGCGTTGAAGGCGGTCGCCGAGGAACTGGCGCAGGACGGGCTCGGACTGAACTCTCCCGAACTGGGGGCTATCGGCCACCGGGTGGTGCACGGCGGTCTGAGGTTCACCGAACCGACCTTGATCACCGACGAGGTGCTGGCCGAGGTGGAGCGCCTGATTCCGGTGGCCCCGCTGCACAATCCGGCGAACATCACCGGGATCCGTACGGCGCAGGCCCTGCGCCCGGACCTGCCGCAGGTCGCCGTCTTCGACACCGCCTTCCACTCGACGATGCCGGAGTCGGCGGCCCGGTACGCGATCGACGTCGAGACGGCCGACGCCCACCGGATCCGCCGCTACGGCTTCCACGGCACCTCACACGCGTATGTCTCCCGCAAGACTGCGGCCCTGCTCGGCAAGGACCCGTCCGAGGTGAACGTCATCGTCCTGCACCTCGGCAACGGAGCCTCCGCCTCGGCGGTCGCGGCCGGCCGGTGCGTGGACACCTCGATGGGGTTGACCCCCTTGGAAGGCCTGGTGATGGGTACGCGCTCCGGCGACATCGACCCCGCGGTCACCTTCCACCTCGAGCGGGTCGCCGGAATGTCGTCGGACGAGATCGACGAACTGCTCAACAAGAAGAGCGGACTGGTGGGTCTGTGCGGCGACAACGACATGCGGGAGATCCGCCGCCGGATCGACGAGGGCGACGAGCGCGCACGGCTCGCCTTCGACATCTACATTCACCGGCTGAAGAAGTACATCGGCGCCTACTACGCGATTCTCGGCCGGGTGGACGCGATCGCGTTCACGGCCGGCGTCGGTGAGAACGCGGCACCGGTGCGCGAGGCCGCCATCGCGGGTCTGGAGGGGCTGGGTCTGGCACTGGATCTCGATCTCAATGCCGTACGTTCCGACAAGGCGCGGATCGTCTCGGTGGCGCACGCCCGGGTCGCGGTGGCCGTGGTCCCGACGGACGAGGAACTGGAGATCGCCCAGCAGACCTTCGCTCTGGTCGCCCCTGGGGGCGCCTGA
- a CDS encoding carbohydrate ABC transporter permease: protein MSSRSKGLWRWVPIAPATVLLLLFLAGPIGYCVWIAFTDTRLTGASGSDFVGLDNFRRAFADDDFRNAVWLTLVFTVVSAVLGQNTLGLALAGLMRAASRPVRTITGTLVITAWVLPEIVAAFLLYTFFRREGTLNALLDWLHLPSQNWLFTLPILAVSFANVWRGTAFSMLIYSAALAEIPRDITEAAEVDGASGPSRVWHITLPMIRRSIGTNLMLNTLSTLSVFGLIWAMTRGGPGNRSQTLPVFMYDQAFLKSLIGYGTAVALLLLLVGSLFSIVYLRLMKVEV, encoded by the coding sequence GTGAGCAGCCGGTCAAAGGGGTTGTGGCGGTGGGTGCCGATCGCCCCCGCCACCGTCCTGCTGCTGCTGTTCCTGGCCGGCCCCATCGGCTACTGCGTCTGGATCGCCTTCACCGACACCCGGCTGACCGGCGCGTCGGGGTCCGACTTCGTCGGCCTGGACAACTTCCGTCGTGCCTTCGCGGACGACGATTTCCGTAACGCCGTCTGGCTCACGCTCGTCTTCACCGTCGTCTCGGCGGTCCTCGGCCAGAACACGCTGGGCCTGGCGCTGGCGGGACTTATGCGGGCCGCTTCCCGTCCCGTTCGCACGATCACCGGGACCCTGGTGATCACCGCCTGGGTGCTGCCGGAGATCGTCGCGGCGTTTCTGCTGTACACCTTCTTCCGCCGGGAGGGGACGCTGAACGCCCTGCTGGACTGGCTGCATCTGCCGTCCCAGAACTGGCTCTTCACACTGCCGATCCTGGCGGTGTCCTTCGCCAATGTCTGGCGCGGCACGGCCTTCTCCATGCTGATCTACTCCGCCGCGCTCGCCGAGATCCCTCGCGACATCACGGAGGCGGCCGAGGTCGACGGGGCGAGCGGACCGAGCCGGGTCTGGCACATCACGCTGCCGATGATCCGACGCTCCATCGGCACGAATCTGATGCTGAATACGCTCTCCACGCTCTCGGTATTCGGCCTGATCTGGGCGATGACGCGCGGCGGTCCGGGCAACCGCAGCCAGACGCTGCCGGTGTTCATGTACGACCAGGCGTTCCTCAAGAGCCTGATCGGCTATGGCACGGCAGTGGCGCTGCTGCTCCTGCTGGTGGGCTCGCTGTTCTCGATCGTCTATCTGCGCCTGATGAAGGTGGAGGTGTGA
- a CDS encoding helix-turn-helix domain-containing protein: protein MHPTPAPLFNAPAARRLREALGMAPGHVAYGLRAQYGLRITPDTVVAWERGAAAPGSREVTALAGVLWCAQSELLAAATTLRDHRMERGLALDDLARRLGMDASAYLRMEESGRWRGNERQTAVLAEVLDLTPRELLTATGRDEELAELLRDAVKARWQAYVRPVVKMLAMDRGHLEGVLEELHADYQSRMVATLSWGSASQDSAEPGREFLERILDHFWELTHA, encoded by the coding sequence GTGCACCCCACCCCCGCTCCACTCTTCAACGCCCCCGCCGCGCGCCGACTGCGCGAGGCCCTGGGTATGGCACCAGGCCATGTCGCGTACGGTCTCCGCGCCCAGTACGGGCTCCGGATCACACCGGACACGGTGGTCGCCTGGGAGCGCGGTGCCGCCGCTCCCGGTTCACGCGAAGTAACCGCGCTCGCCGGTGTGTTGTGGTGCGCGCAGAGTGAGCTGCTCGCCGCCGCGACGACCCTGCGCGACCACCGGATGGAGCGCGGCCTCGCCCTCGACGATCTGGCGCGGAGGCTGGGCATGGACGCATCCGCGTATCTGCGGATGGAGGAGTCGGGGCGCTGGCGCGGCAATGAGCGGCAGACCGCGGTCCTCGCCGAGGTGCTGGATCTGACGCCACGCGAGTTGCTGACGGCGACCGGCCGGGACGAGGAGCTGGCGGAGCTGCTGCGGGACGCGGTGAAGGCGCGCTGGCAGGCGTACGTACGCCCGGTGGTGAAGATGCTGGCGATGGACCGCGGCCATCTCGAGGGCGTACTGGAAGAGCTGCACGCCGACTACCAGTCCCGTATGGTCGCGACGCTCAGCTGGGGCTCCGCCTCGCAGGACTCCGCGGAGCCGGGCCGGGAGTTCCTGGAGCGGATCCTCGACCACTTCTGGGAACTGACGCACGCCTAG
- the pta gene encoding phosphate acetyltransferase translates to MTRSVYVTGIDRGDGRQVVELGVMELLTRQVDRVGVFRPLVHDGPDRLFDLLRTRYRLSQEPATVYGMDYHEAAALQAEKGTDELVSRLVERFLQVAREYEVVLVLGTDFSGSQLPDELALNARLANEFGSSVIPVVGGKGQTAESVRAETRNAHRAYQVLGCDILAMAVNRVAPEEREIIAERLAARLPVPCYVIPDDASLAAPTVAQITHALAGTVLLGDEAGLARDALDFVFGGAMLPNVLNALTPGCMVVTPGDRADLVVGALAAHSAGTPPIAGVLLTLDERPSKEVLTLASRLAPGTPVISVSGTSFPTAAELFALEGKLNASTPRKTETALGLFERHVDTADLLARISVARSGRVTPMMFEHDLLEQARAHRRRVVLPEGTEERVLRAADVLLRRDVCDLTLLGDTEVIRRKAADLGIDLASAQLTDPQTSELRQAFAERYAQLRAHKGVTVELAYDVVADVNYFGTLMVQEGLADGMVSGSVHSTAATIRPAFEIIKTKPDASIVSSVFFMCLADKVLVYGDCAVNPDPDAEQLADIAVQAAATAARFGVEPRIAMLSYSTGTSGSGADVDKVREATKLVRESRPDLRVEGPIQYDAAVAPSVAATKLPDSEVAGRATVLIFPDLNTGNNTYKAVQRSAGAVAVGPVLQGLRKPVNDLSRGALVSDIVNTVAITAIQSQAEELPA, encoded by the coding sequence GTGACACGCAGCGTGTACGTGACCGGGATCGACCGCGGGGACGGCCGCCAGGTCGTCGAGCTGGGAGTCATGGAGCTCCTGACCCGCCAGGTGGACCGGGTGGGGGTCTTCCGGCCGCTGGTGCACGACGGGCCCGACCGGCTCTTCGACCTGCTGCGAACGCGCTACCGGCTGTCTCAGGAGCCGGCGACGGTGTACGGCATGGATTACCACGAGGCCGCGGCGCTGCAGGCCGAGAAGGGTACCGACGAGCTGGTTTCCCGGCTCGTCGAGCGCTTCCTCCAGGTGGCGCGGGAGTACGAGGTCGTACTCGTCCTCGGCACGGACTTCTCCGGCTCCCAGCTCCCCGACGAGCTGGCGCTCAACGCCCGCCTGGCCAATGAGTTCGGTTCCTCGGTGATCCCGGTGGTGGGCGGCAAGGGCCAGACCGCCGAATCGGTGCGGGCGGAGACCCGTAACGCCCATCGCGCCTACCAGGTGCTGGGCTGCGACATTCTCGCCATGGCCGTCAACCGGGTCGCCCCCGAGGAGCGCGAGATCATAGCCGAGCGGCTTGCGGCCCGCCTCCCGGTGCCCTGCTACGTAATCCCCGACGATGCGTCGCTCGCGGCCCCCACGGTCGCCCAGATCACCCACGCGCTGGCGGGGACGGTGCTGCTCGGCGACGAGGCGGGACTGGCCAGGGACGCGCTGGACTTCGTCTTCGGCGGTGCGATGCTGCCGAACGTGCTGAACGCCCTGACCCCCGGCTGCATGGTGGTCACCCCCGGCGACCGCGCGGACCTCGTGGTGGGCGCGCTCGCCGCGCACTCCGCGGGCACCCCGCCCATCGCGGGAGTTCTGCTGACGCTGGACGAGCGGCCGAGCAAGGAGGTCCTCACGCTGGCCTCCCGGCTCGCGCCCGGCACCCCGGTGATCTCGGTCTCCGGGACCAGTTTCCCCACCGCGGCCGAACTCTTCGCGCTGGAAGGCAAGTTGAACGCTTCCACGCCACGCAAGACGGAGACCGCACTCGGCCTTTTCGAGCGCCATGTCGACACCGCCGACCTGCTGGCCCGGATCTCGGTGGCCCGCAGCGGCCGGGTCACGCCGATGATGTTCGAGCACGATCTCCTTGAGCAGGCCCGCGCCCACCGGCGCCGTGTCGTGCTGCCCGAGGGCACGGAGGAGCGGGTGCTGCGCGCCGCCGACGTACTGCTGCGCCGTGACGTCTGCGATCTGACCCTCCTCGGCGACACCGAGGTCATCCGCAGGAAGGCCGCGGACCTCGGCATCGACCTCGCGTCCGCCCAGCTGACCGACCCGCAGACCTCCGAGCTGCGCCAGGCCTTCGCCGAGCGGTATGCGCAGCTGCGCGCCCACAAGGGCGTGACGGTGGAGCTGGCGTACGACGTGGTGGCGGATGTGAACTACTTCGGCACGTTGATGGTCCAGGAGGGCCTGGCCGACGGCATGGTTTCGGGTTCGGTGCACTCGACGGCCGCGACGATCCGCCCGGCCTTCGAGATCATCAAGACGAAGCCCGACGCGTCGATCGTCTCCTCGGTCTTCTTCATGTGCCTGGCCGACAAGGTGCTGGTGTACGGCGACTGCGCGGTCAATCCGGACCCGGACGCCGAGCAGCTCGCGGACATCGCGGTCCAGGCGGCGGCGACCGCGGCCCGGTTCGGAGTGGAGCCGCGGATCGCGATGCTCTCGTACTCCACCGGCACTTCGGGCTCCGGCGCGGATGTCGACAAGGTGCGCGAGGCGACCAAGCTGGTGCGGGAGTCGCGTCCCGACCTGCGGGTCGAGGGCCCGATCCAGTACGACGCGGCGGTCGCGCCGTCCGTCGCGGCGACGAAGCTGCCGGACTCCGAGGTGGCGGGCCGGGCAACGGTGCTGATCTTCCCGGACCTCAACACCGGCAACAACACCTACAAGGCCGTGCAGCGCTCGGCGGGCGCCGTGGCGGTCGGGCCGGTGCTGCAGGGTCTGCGCAAACCGGTGAACGACCTGTCGCGCGGTGCGCTGGTCAGCGACATCGTGAACACGGTCGCGATCACCGCGATCCAGTCCCAGGCCGAGGAGCTCCCCGCATGA
- a CDS encoding RICIN domain-containing protein has product MAVTIAFLLPEDDKPTAERHTAVVAPARGPVEIRAVHSGLCLAERAGQRSGQLYQVPCAPDTVPRFALKPVAAWRIETDHRDFGLGCTGVAEKSTKVGAALVDQECGKRGPAEAFRLEAVGKPVRGYRLRPLHSDLCAGVQDASKERGARIVQQVCTKDARGQLFSFDPDAPANTL; this is encoded by the coding sequence GTGGCGGTCACCATCGCGTTCCTGCTGCCGGAGGACGACAAGCCAACGGCGGAGCGTCACACGGCGGTGGTCGCACCGGCGCGAGGACCCGTAGAGATCAGGGCCGTCCACTCCGGGCTCTGTCTGGCCGAGCGTGCCGGGCAGCGGAGCGGGCAGCTCTACCAGGTGCCGTGTGCGCCGGACACCGTCCCGCGCTTCGCCCTGAAGCCGGTCGCCGCCTGGCGGATAGAGACGGATCACCGCGACTTCGGTCTGGGCTGCACCGGTGTGGCGGAGAAGTCGACGAAGGTGGGCGCCGCGCTCGTGGACCAGGAGTGCGGCAAACGCGGACCGGCCGAGGCCTTCCGGCTGGAGGCGGTCGGCAAGCCGGTGCGCGGCTACCGGCTGAGGCCGCTGCACAGCGATCTCTGCGCCGGGGTGCAGGACGCCTCGAAGGAGCGCGGGGCGCGAATTGTGCAGCAGGTCTGCACGAAGGACGCGCGGGGGCAGCTGTTCTCGTTCGACCCCGATGCCCCGGCCAACACGCTCTAG
- a CDS encoding carbohydrate ABC transporter permease, with translation MRRNTRDRLTADAALLLAAAAFALPLLWLLLASVNAEADLRVRAPSSFTAENFDAVLTDEITFTPMLNSLLLCGGATLLTVVCAALAAYPLSRHPSRFNRPYLLTILFTTCLPITAVMVPVYGLFVQVNLIDTMYGTGLFLATSQLPFSIWLMKNFMDGVPVVLEEAARTDGASNLQTLTRVVLPLMGPGLTVVTIYTFIQLWGNFFVPFMLILSPEQMPASVSIFTFFGNYGSVIYGQLAAFSILYSAPVLVLYVLIARRLGGGFALGGAVKG, from the coding sequence ATGCGCCGGAACACCCGCGACCGGCTCACCGCCGATGCCGCCCTGCTGCTCGCCGCCGCGGCCTTCGCGCTGCCGCTGCTGTGGCTGCTGCTGGCGTCGGTGAACGCGGAGGCCGACCTGCGGGTACGGGCGCCGTCGTCGTTCACCGCGGAGAATTTCGACGCGGTGCTCACCGACGAGATCACCTTCACGCCGATGCTCAACAGCCTGCTGCTGTGCGGCGGCGCGACCCTGCTGACGGTGGTGTGCGCGGCGCTCGCCGCGTATCCGCTCTCCCGGCACCCTTCGCGCTTCAACCGACCGTATCTGCTGACGATTCTGTTCACGACGTGTCTGCCGATCACCGCGGTCATGGTCCCGGTGTACGGACTGTTCGTTCAGGTCAATCTGATCGACACGATGTACGGGACGGGGCTCTTCCTCGCCACTTCCCAACTGCCGTTCTCCATATGGCTGATGAAGAACTTCATGGACGGCGTGCCGGTGGTGCTGGAGGAGGCGGCCCGAACGGACGGCGCGTCGAATCTGCAGACGCTCACCAGGGTCGTACTGCCGCTGATGGGCCCGGGGCTGACGGTGGTGACGATCTACACCTTCATCCAGCTCTGGGGGAACTTCTTCGTACCTTTCATGCTGATCCTTTCCCCGGAGCAGATGCCCGCGTCGGTTTCGATCTTCACCTTCTTCGGCAACTACGGCTCGGTGATCTACGGGCAGCTCGCGGCGTTCTCGATTCTGTACTCGGCGCCGGTGCTGGTGCTGTACGTGCTGATCGCGCGGAGGCTGGGCGGCGGCTTCGCCCTGGGCGGCGCCGTCAAGGGCTGA
- a CDS encoding ATP-dependent 6-phosphofructokinase: MRIGVLTAGGDCPGLNAVIRSVVHRALTGHGDEVIGFEDGFRGLLDGHYRPLDLNAVSGILVRGGTILGSTRLERGRLSEAAENVPELARKYGIDALIPIGGEGTLTASRMLSDAGMPVVGVPKTIDNDISSTDRTFGFDTAVMVATEAIDRLKTTAESHQRVMVVEVMGRHAGWIALEAGMAGGAHGICLPERPFQVEDLMKMIEERFSRGKKFAVIAVAEGAHPAQGSMEYERGEIDPFGHERFKGIGNRLASELERRLGKEARPVILGHVQRGGTPTAYDRVLATRFGWHAVEAVHRGEFGMMTALRGTDITMVPLAQAVTQLKTVPEKRMREAESVF; encoded by the coding sequence ATGCGCATCGGAGTTCTCACCGCAGGCGGCGACTGTCCCGGCCTGAACGCAGTGATCCGGTCGGTCGTGCACCGGGCCCTGACCGGGCACGGCGATGAAGTCATCGGTTTCGAGGACGGGTTCAGGGGCCTCCTCGACGGCCACTACCGCCCCCTCGACCTCAATGCGGTCAGTGGCATTCTCGTCCGCGGCGGTACGATCCTGGGCTCCACGCGCCTGGAGCGCGGCCGGCTGAGTGAAGCCGCCGAGAACGTACCGGAGTTGGCGCGGAAGTACGGCATCGACGCGCTCATCCCGATCGGCGGCGAAGGCACGCTCACCGCGTCCCGCATGCTGTCGGACGCCGGGATGCCCGTCGTCGGCGTACCGAAGACCATCGACAACGACATCTCCTCCACCGACCGCACTTTCGGCTTCGACACCGCCGTCATGGTCGCGACCGAGGCGATCGACCGGCTGAAGACCACTGCCGAGTCCCACCAGCGCGTCATGGTCGTCGAGGTCATGGGCCGGCACGCCGGCTGGATCGCGCTGGAGGCCGGCATGGCGGGCGGCGCGCACGGAATCTGTCTGCCGGAGCGGCCCTTCCAGGTCGAGGACCTGATGAAGATGATCGAGGAGCGCTTCTCGCGCGGCAAGAAGTTCGCGGTCATCGCCGTCGCCGAGGGCGCGCATCCGGCCCAGGGCTCGATGGAGTACGAGAGGGGCGAGATCGACCCGTTCGGTCATGAGCGCTTCAAAGGCATCGGCAACCGCCTCGCCTCGGAGCTGGAGCGCCGGCTCGGCAAGGAGGCCAGGCCGGTCATCCTCGGGCATGTGCAGCGCGGCGGTACGCCCACCGCGTACGACCGGGTGCTCGCGACACGCTTCGGCTGGCACGCCGTGGAGGCGGTGCACCGAGGTGAGTTCGGCATGATGACGGCGCTGCGCGGCACGGACATCACCATGGTGCCGCTGGCGCAGGCGGTCACGCAGCTGAAGACCGTGCCGGAGAAGCGGATGCGCGAGGCGGAGTCGGTCTTCTGA